A single window of Nicotiana sylvestris chromosome 3, ASM39365v2, whole genome shotgun sequence DNA harbors:
- the LOC104238950 gene encoding probable protein phosphatase 2C 46: MSSGLMNLLRACFQPRADGHVHTGSDAGGRQDGLLWYKDIGQHFNGEFSMAVVQANNLLEDQSQLESGCLSLNDSGPYGTFVGVYDGHGGPETSRFINNHLFQHLKRFSSEQQSMSVDVIRKAFQATEEGFLSVVSRQWPMKPQIAAVGSCCLVGVICNGTLYIANLGDSRSVLGRLVKATGEVLAVQLSAEHNASIESVRQELQSWHPDDPQIVVLKHNVWRVKGLIQISRSIGDVYLKKAEFNREPLYDKFRLREPFSRPILSADPAISVHHLQSQDLFVIFASDGLWEHLSNQEAVDIVQNHPRNGIAKRLVKAALQEAAKKREMRYSDLKKIDRGVRRHFHDDITVVVVFLDSNVVSRASSVKSPNVSVKGGGITLPPNTLAPCTTPT, from the exons ATGTCATCTGGATTGATGAACTTGTTGAGGGCCTGCTTTCAGCCAAGGGCAGATGGACATGTTCATACAGGTTCAGATGCCGGCGGTCGTCAAGATGGGCTCCTATGGTATAAGGATATTGGACAACATTTTAATGGAGAGTTCTCAATGGCTGTAGTTCAAGCTAATAATCTACTGGAAGACCAGAGCCAACTTGAATCTGGCTGCTTGAGCTTAAATGATTCTGGTCCTTATGGTACCTTTGTTGGAGTTTATGATGGCCATGGCGGTCCTGAGACTTCAAGATTCATCAATAATCATCTCTTTCAACATCTCAAGA GGTTCAGTTCTGAGCAGCAATCAATGTCCGTGGACGTGATTCGAAAGGCATTTCAAGCAACAGAAGAGGGTTTCCTCTCTGTTGTATCAAGACAATGGCCGATGAAACCACAGATTGCTGCTGTTGGATCATGCTGTCTTGTTGGGGTTATCTGCAATGGGACATTATATATTGCCAACCTTGGTGACTCTCGGTCAGTCTTGGGTAGGCTTGTCAAGGCAACAGGGGAGGTACTTGCCGTTCAGCTCTCTGCAGAACACAACGCGAGTATTGAATCTGTAAGACAGGAGTTGCAATCTTGGCACCCAGATGACCCTCAAATAGTAGTTCTAAAGCACAATGTCTGGCGTGTGAAGGGCCTTATACAG ATTTCAAGATCCATTGGTGATGTGTACTTAAAGAAAGCCGAATTCAACAGGGAACCACTATATGATAAGTTTCGTCTTCGCGAGCCATTCAGTAGGCCCATATTGAGTGCAGATCCAGCGATATCAGTGCACCATTTGCAATCTCAAGATCTATTTGTCATATTTGCATCGGACGGTCTTTGGGAGCACTTAAGTAACCAAGAAGCTGTTGATATTGTACAAAACCACCCACGCAAT GGAATTGCTAAAAGATTAGTAAAAGCTGCATTGCAAGAAGCAGCAAAGAAAAGGGAAATGAGGTATTCAGACTTGAAGAAAATTGATAGGGGAGTCCGTCGGCATTTCCACGATGACATTACAGTGGTGGTTGTATTCCTTGACTCAAATGTTGTAAGCAGGGCTAGCTCTGTCAAGAGTCCTAATGTTTCTGTTAAAGGGGGTGGCATCACTCTGCCTCCAAACACACTTGCTCCATGCACCACTCCAACGTAA
- the LOC104238949 gene encoding uncharacterized protein isoform X2, giving the protein MLTSWRLFPASFTRPKYCPSGFYCRAEDQVSSINERQKKKKKVLIVGSGWAGLGAAHHLCKQGFEVAVLEGGYEFGPKNQSLSPDDVGIRGFWYPYRNIFALVDEIGIKPFTDWTKSAQYSADGLEVQFPVLQNEPQLPAPLGSLLYSKFVRVPLVDQLTLLPLMAAIIDFDYTDSAWTKYDPVTARELLKQFGCSERLYRDILDPLIEVGLYAPAEQCSAAATLAVLYYYVVAHQHFDLAWCRGRVREQIFEPWMVSLKTQGCKFLRGRKVTDMLVTGETNCISEVVCEKESFVADAVIFAVGVSTLQEIIQNSAALCSREEFLKVLNLASIDLLSVKLQLDRKVNIPNASNVSSGFDNSHAWTFFDLNMIYDEHKEDPVTVLQADFYHATDLLPLKDDRIVSKVMSCLSRCIKDFENATVVDKEIERFPKSLTHFFPGSYKYMMGGSTSFKNLFIAGDWIVNRHGSWSQEISYVAGLEAANRVVDYLGKGTSAKIIPVEEDEPHIQALRTLNRNVKEIRALFPWSDYFLQ; this is encoded by the exons ATGCTAACTAGCTGGAGACTCTTTCCTGCTTCGTTCACCAGGCCGAAGTACTGTCCAAGTGGATTTTATTGCAGGGCTGAGGATCAGGTGAGTAGTATAAATGAAcgtcaaaagaagaagaagaaagtgcTGATAGTAGGTTCAGGCTGGGCTGGCCTTGGAGCTGCTCATCATCTCTGCAAACAG GGCTTTGAGGTCGCTGTTCTTGAAGGTGGCTATGAATTTGGACCCAAAAATCAATCCCTAAGCCCTGACGATGTGGGTATTCGCG GTTTCTGGTATCCCTATCGAAATATATTTGCTCTAGTTGATGAGATTGGTATCAAGCCCTTCACTGACTGGACTAAATCTGCTCAGTACTCGGCAGACGGATTGGAG GTTCAGTTTCCAGTACTCCAAAACGAACCCCAATTGCCTGCTCCTCTTGGATCATTATTATACAGTAAG TTTGTTCGAGTGCCGTTGGTGGATCAATTGACATTGCTTCCTCTGATGGCTGCAA TAATAGATTTTGACTACACCGATAGTGCCTGGACAAAATATGATCCAG TTACTGCAAGGGAGCTTTTGAAGCAATTTGGGTGCTCAGAAAGGCTTTATCGCGACATTCTTGATCCATTGATTGAAGTGGGCCTATATGCCCCTGCGGAGCAATGTAGTGCTGCTGCCACTCTTGCTGTGCTGTACTACTATGTCGTTGCTCATCAG CACTTTGATTTGGCATGGTGTCGCGGGAGAGTTAGAGAACAAATTTTTGAGCCTTGGATGGTTTCCCTCAAAACTCAGGGATGCAAATTCCTAAGGGGTAGAAAAGTAACGGACATGTTGGTGACTGGGGAAACTAACTGCATCTCTGAAGTAGTATGTGAGAAAGAAAGTTTTGTGGCTGATGCTGTAATCTTCGCTGTCGGAGTATCCACTCTGCAGGAGATCATTCAGAACAG TGCAGCATTATGTTCAAGGGAGGAGTTTCTCAAGGTTTTGAACTTAGCCAGTATTGATCTACTTAGCGTTAAGCTACAACTTGATAGGAAG GTCAACATTCCAAATGCATCCAACGTATCATCTGGGTTTGATAATTCACACGCATGGACTTTTTTCGACTTAAATATGATATATGATGAGCATAAAGAAGATCCAGTAACAGTGCTGCAGGCTGATTTT TATCATGCAACTGACTTATTGCCCCTGAAGGATGATAGAATTGTTAGTAAAGTGATGTCTTGCCTTTCGAGGTGCATTAAGGATTTTGAGAATGCCACAGTGGTTGACAAAGAAATTGAAAGGTTTCCAAAGTCTCTGACACATTTCTTTCCTG GTTCTTACAAGTACATGATGGGTGGATCAACATCTTTTAAGAACTTGTTCATAGCTGGAGACTGGATTGTAAACCGACATGGATCATGGTCACAG GAGATATCATACGTGGCGGGACTTGAAGCAGCCAACAGGGTGGTAGACTATCTTGGTAAAGGTACTTCTGCTAAGATAATTCCAGTTGAGGAAGACGAGCCTCACATTCAAGCTCTACGCACTCTAAACAGGAATGTTAAGGAGATAAGAGCCCTCTTTCCGTGGTCTGATTATTTTCTTCAGTGA
- the LOC104238949 gene encoding uncharacterized protein isoform X1, with protein MLTSWRLFPASFTRPKYCPSGFYCRAEDQVSSINERQKKKKKVLIVGSGWAGLGAAHHLCKQGFEVAVLEGGYEFGPKNQSLSPDDVGIRGFWYPYRNIFALVDEIGIKPFTDWTKSAQYSADGLEVQFPVLQNEPQLPAPLGSLLYSKFVRVPLVDQLTLLPLMAAIIDFDYTDSAWTKYDPVTARELLKQFGCSERLYRDILDPLIEVGLYAPAEQCSAAATLAVLYYYVVAHQKHFDLAWCRGRVREQIFEPWMVSLKTQGCKFLRGRKVTDMLVTGETNCISEVVCEKESFVADAVIFAVGVSTLQEIIQNSAALCSREEFLKVLNLASIDLLSVKLQLDRKVNIPNASNVSSGFDNSHAWTFFDLNMIYDEHKEDPVTVLQADFYHATDLLPLKDDRIVSKVMSCLSRCIKDFENATVVDKEIERFPKSLTHFFPGSYKYMMGGSTSFKNLFIAGDWIVNRHGSWSQEISYVAGLEAANRVVDYLGKGTSAKIIPVEEDEPHIQALRTLNRNVKEIRALFPWSDYFLQ; from the exons ATGCTAACTAGCTGGAGACTCTTTCCTGCTTCGTTCACCAGGCCGAAGTACTGTCCAAGTGGATTTTATTGCAGGGCTGAGGATCAGGTGAGTAGTATAAATGAAcgtcaaaagaagaagaagaaagtgcTGATAGTAGGTTCAGGCTGGGCTGGCCTTGGAGCTGCTCATCATCTCTGCAAACAG GGCTTTGAGGTCGCTGTTCTTGAAGGTGGCTATGAATTTGGACCCAAAAATCAATCCCTAAGCCCTGACGATGTGGGTATTCGCG GTTTCTGGTATCCCTATCGAAATATATTTGCTCTAGTTGATGAGATTGGTATCAAGCCCTTCACTGACTGGACTAAATCTGCTCAGTACTCGGCAGACGGATTGGAG GTTCAGTTTCCAGTACTCCAAAACGAACCCCAATTGCCTGCTCCTCTTGGATCATTATTATACAGTAAG TTTGTTCGAGTGCCGTTGGTGGATCAATTGACATTGCTTCCTCTGATGGCTGCAA TAATAGATTTTGACTACACCGATAGTGCCTGGACAAAATATGATCCAG TTACTGCAAGGGAGCTTTTGAAGCAATTTGGGTGCTCAGAAAGGCTTTATCGCGACATTCTTGATCCATTGATTGAAGTGGGCCTATATGCCCCTGCGGAGCAATGTAGTGCTGCTGCCACTCTTGCTGTGCTGTACTACTATGTCGTTGCTCATCAG AAGCACTTTGATTTGGCATGGTGTCGCGGGAGAGTTAGAGAACAAATTTTTGAGCCTTGGATGGTTTCCCTCAAAACTCAGGGATGCAAATTCCTAAGGGGTAGAAAAGTAACGGACATGTTGGTGACTGGGGAAACTAACTGCATCTCTGAAGTAGTATGTGAGAAAGAAAGTTTTGTGGCTGATGCTGTAATCTTCGCTGTCGGAGTATCCACTCTGCAGGAGATCATTCAGAACAG TGCAGCATTATGTTCAAGGGAGGAGTTTCTCAAGGTTTTGAACTTAGCCAGTATTGATCTACTTAGCGTTAAGCTACAACTTGATAGGAAG GTCAACATTCCAAATGCATCCAACGTATCATCTGGGTTTGATAATTCACACGCATGGACTTTTTTCGACTTAAATATGATATATGATGAGCATAAAGAAGATCCAGTAACAGTGCTGCAGGCTGATTTT TATCATGCAACTGACTTATTGCCCCTGAAGGATGATAGAATTGTTAGTAAAGTGATGTCTTGCCTTTCGAGGTGCATTAAGGATTTTGAGAATGCCACAGTGGTTGACAAAGAAATTGAAAGGTTTCCAAAGTCTCTGACACATTTCTTTCCTG GTTCTTACAAGTACATGATGGGTGGATCAACATCTTTTAAGAACTTGTTCATAGCTGGAGACTGGATTGTAAACCGACATGGATCATGGTCACAG GAGATATCATACGTGGCGGGACTTGAAGCAGCCAACAGGGTGGTAGACTATCTTGGTAAAGGTACTTCTGCTAAGATAATTCCAGTTGAGGAAGACGAGCCTCACATTCAAGCTCTACGCACTCTAAACAGGAATGTTAAGGAGATAAGAGCCCTCTTTCCGTGGTCTGATTATTTTCTTCAGTGA